A stretch of DNA from Microbacterium croceum:
AGAGGGACGGCGATCGTCGATCCTCCGGAGACATGTCCCACGAACGATGGCGCTTGAGTGGGCTCCGCATGCGAGACGACGCTCGCCCCCTTCGTCGCCTGCGCGATCAGCGAGTCGCCGTCCGGGATGTCCGTTCCCTCGATCCGCTCGGCACCGACTCCACGGGCTGTCTGCACGCGGTATGGCCCTCCGCCGTGCGCCGGGGCCGCGATCATCACCAGATCGGCATCGATCACGGAGGCGACCTTCTCCGCCACCACGCCGAACACGTCGCCGGCGTCCGGGGCGAGCAACGCGGCGGAGATCTCGGCAAGCGCACGGCTGAGGCGCTGAAGACGCCGGGATTCCTCATAGCGGCGGGCATTGTCGATCGCGATCCCGGCTGTCGTCGCAAGCGCGAGCACCAGTTCCTCGTCTTCAGCGGTGAACGCCCCGCCGGCACGGTTGGTGAGATACAGATTCCCGAAGATCTCGCCCCGAACCCGGATCGGAACCCCGAGGAAGGTCCGCATGGCCGGATGATGTTCCGGAAAGCCCGCCGACCGCGGATCGGCGCCGAGATCATCCAATCGGATCGGGTGCTCGCTCTCGATCACGGCCCCCAGGATTCCGTGCCCTTCCGGGAGATGACCGATCCGTGCGGCCACCTCATCCGGCATCCCCACGTGGATGAACTGTTCCAGACCGCCGGCGCGGTCGATGACTCCGAGGGCACCGAACTCCGCGTTCACCAGCTCCAACGCTGCGTCGGCGATGTGACGGAGAACCTGTCCGAGCTCGAGGTCCTCCACCACCATCTGGCTGGCGCGCAGCAGACTTCTCAGCCGTCCCTGAGCCTTGAGCACCCGGTGAGCTCGATCCACGAGTTCTCCGATCGTGCTCTCCAGCTCGGAGCGGCGCTGGTCGGGGAATCGAAGTTCCTCTTCGGTCATCGCCCACACCTTCCGCGGCAGTTGGTGCCGAGGATACTCCCGAAGGCACCCGCATGGGACCTTCGACTCTTCACGCCCGGGCCGCTGCGACAGGACGATGGCAATCCGCGCAAGAGAGGATGGCCCACCGATGCCCGCTCGATATGTCCTGGGGCTCAAAGGAGTCGAGGCCGAAGACGCTGCCACCACCTGGGCCGATTCCCGCGGCGCAGAGGCCGGGGTGCCCGTCGTCCATGTGCACGTGACGGCGGGAGACGATGCTGCGCACGACCGGCTGAATCCGGCGACGAGGATCGATGCCGTGCTCCCCCGGGGCCCGGTGGCCGAGGAGCTGGCACGCTTCGTGCATGATGACGACGTCCTCGTCATCAGCACGGGCAAGACGGGGTTCGTCCACAGCCGTATCTTCGGAACCACGGGGCTCCGGATCGCGGCGGCGGTACGGTGCCCGGTTGCCGTGATACCGCAGGTGGACCTGCGATTCAGGTCCGGGATCATCGCGGGTGTGAAGAATGACGACCTGCTCGAGACCGTCATCCGTGTCGCGTCAGAGGAGGCGAGCCAAACCGGCGCACCTCTCCAGATCGTGCACTCGTCGTTCTCCGGGGTCGTTCCCGCTCCTGCTGACACCCGGCCGACGGCGATGGAGCGGGCGAGGACCCTCATCGAGCGACTCGCCCCGCAGGCCACGCTGCGGATCAGGGAGTCCGCACGGCCACCGGCCGAGGCATTGCTCGATGCTTCGCGGAATGCCGCGCTGCTCGTGGTCGGTGCGGGCAGGGGGCATCGCACCGGACAGGGACTCGGCCCCGTGGTCCAGGACATCCTTCTGAACATCAATGCGCCGGTCATCGTCGTGCCGGCACGGCCGAGCGCATCGTCGTCATGACGCTCAGCCACGGCATGGGACGTTCGACTCTGCGCAGCGGCACGGGTGAGAGAATCCTGGACGCATGACAGCTCACGAGGAGTCCCTTCCCATCATCGTCGGCGTCGATGGGTCGCCCGCATCCGTTGAGGCGCTGGCTTTCGCAGCCAGACTCGCGCTCGCGTTCGACACTGCGCTCACGGCGGTGACGACATGGACGTACCCGGTCATGGCGGTCCCTTTCGATCCGGGGACCGAATGGTCACCGCAACAGGAAGCACAGAGGTGCCTCGACGATGCCGTGCTCGAAGCGTTCCAAGGATCGCCGCCGGTGAGATTCACTTCCGCGACCATGCCCGGCCGAGCGGCAGAAGTGCTGATCGAGCGCAGCGCGCACGCGTCGACGCTCGTCGTCGGCAGTCGTGGACATGGGGGTTTCGCGGGGCTGCTCCTCGGATCGGTCAGCGCGGCGTGCGCTGCCCACGCGCACTGCCCCGTCCTCGTCGTGCATAGCCCCACACCGCCGGTGCCCGCGACAGGACCGAGCCGCGGGTCAGCGGTCGGCGTCAACCCAACGAGCTGACAGCCCCCGTGGACCTCGGTGATCGCCCTCCCCTGCCCTGTACCGTATGTTCCACCCACAACCGTCTGACGGTCCGATCCCGGCGCCGTCGGTGAGTGAGGAGAGCAACCAGTGCATCGAGTGTTCCTAGTCGATGACCACGAGATCGTGCGTCGCGGGATCGCGGCGCTGCTCGAGGCGCACGCCGATCTGACGGTGGTCGGAGAGGCGGCGACATGCGGTGACGCGGTGATCGGGATCGCCGAGATGCTCCCGGACGTCGCCGTGCTGGATGTCCATCTCCCCGACGGCAGCGGCATCGATCTGTGCCGCCAGATCCGCCAGACGCATCCGGGCGTGCGTTGCCTGATGCTGACCGCGTTCGACGATGACGATGCACTCGTCGCGGCGATGATGGGGGACGCTGCAGGCTACCTGTTGAAAGAACTGCACTCCGACGAGATCGTTCGATCCGTGCGTGCCGTGGCCGAGGGCCGATCGCTTCTGAATCCCTCGATGATTCGGCAGGTCACCCACCGGGTGCGAGAAGCCGCCGCCGAGGACCCTCGATACGGATCTTTGAACATGCGAGAGAAGCAGACGCTCGCACTGATCGCCGAGGGATT
This window harbors:
- a CDS encoding universal stress protein; translation: MPARYVLGLKGVEAEDAATTWADSRGAEAGVPVVHVHVTAGDDAAHDRLNPATRIDAVLPRGPVAEELARFVHDDDVLVISTGKTGFVHSRIFGTTGLRIAAAVRCPVAVIPQVDLRFRSGIIAGVKNDDLLETVIRVASEEASQTGAPLQIVHSSFSGVVPAPADTRPTAMERARTLIERLAPQATLRIRESARPPAEALLDASRNAALLVVGAGRGHRTGQGLGPVVQDILLNINAPVIVVPARPSASSS
- a CDS encoding response regulator, whose protein sequence is MHRVFLVDDHEIVRRGIAALLEAHADLTVVGEAATCGDAVIGIAEMLPDVAVLDVHLPDGSGIDLCRQIRQTHPGVRCLMLTAFDDDDALVAAMMGDAAGYLLKELHSDEIVRSVRAVAEGRSLLNPSMIRQVTHRVREAAAEDPRYGSLNMREKQTLALIAEGLTNSQIGERLGLAEKTVKNYVSSLLSKLGLERRTQAAVLEAERAARLGSPGAPPAR
- a CDS encoding universal stress protein, coding for MTAHEESLPIIVGVDGSPASVEALAFAARLALAFDTALTAVTTWTYPVMAVPFDPGTEWSPQQEAQRCLDDAVLEAFQGSPPVRFTSATMPGRAAEVLIERSAHASTLVVGSRGHGGFAGLLLGSVSAACAAHAHCPVLVVHSPTPPVPATGPSRGSAVGVNPTS
- a CDS encoding GAF domain-containing sensor histidine kinase; its protein translation is MTEEELRFPDQRRSELESTIGELVDRAHRVLKAQGRLRSLLRASQMVVEDLELGQVLRHIADAALELVNAEFGALGVIDRAGGLEQFIHVGMPDEVAARIGHLPEGHGILGAVIESEHPIRLDDLGADPRSAGFPEHHPAMRTFLGVPIRVRGEIFGNLYLTNRAGGAFTAEDEELVLALATTAGIAIDNARRYEESRRLQRLSRALAEISAALLAPDAGDVFGVVAEKVASVIDADLVMIAAPAHGGGPYRVQTARGVGAERIEGTDIPDGDSLIAQATKGASVVSHAEPTQAPSFVGHVSGGSTIAVPLVVAGTPAGVLCVVRHAADPRFSPEDLSVLSEFAAQAGIAVALAQARADRQRLDLVEDRARIARDLHDNVIQRLFGTGLALQVLAAAVPAHAETISAHVGEIDAAISDFRTAIFALQTGDPESVRHRLLDVVTEFTPSLAQAPRLSFSGPVDLLVTRALGEDVVAVVRESLSNIARHAHATTAEVDVSVTDSHVTVIVDDDGVGMPPAPARLSGTANIATRARARSGTSSISVRDEGGTRVHWCVPLETETAVSP